The following proteins are co-located in the Candida dubliniensis CD36 chromosome 3, complete sequence genome:
- a CDS encoding ubiquitin-conjugating enzyme, putative (Similar to S. cerevisiae UBC6), giving the protein MASRQATKRLNKEYKSIQANPPPYIIAHPSEDNILEWHYVLTGPQDTPYEGGQYHGLLRFPSQYPFQPPSILMITPSGRFQPNTRICLSMSDYHPDTWNPAWSVSTILTGMLSFFTGEESTTGSINTSINHRKLLAIKSKKFNVDNDRFRREFPDLVKQYHDEIVAEKIKLQQQQKEDQQQKEEEQQQKEQLANLEDLDPEDRIRVMQQLEQKQKQQKQENDNDNDLDQNNDNSNRMCVIM; this is encoded by the coding sequence ATGGCATCAAGACAAGCAACTAAACGtttaaataaagaatataaatcaatacaAGCTAATCCACCACCATATATAATTGCTCATCCATCAGAAGATAATATTCTTGAATGGCATTATGTTTTAACTGGACCACAAGATACTCCTTATGAAGGAGGTCAATATCATGGATTACTTCGATTTCCAAGTCAATATCCTTTCCAACCACCATCTATATTAATGATTACTCCTAGTGGTAGATTTCAACCTAATACTAgaatttgtttatcaatGTCAGATTATCATCCTGATACTTGGAATCCTGCTTGGTCAGTACTGACAATTTTAACGGGGATGTTATCATTTTTCACAGGAGAAGAATCAACTACTGGATCAATTAATACTTCAATAAATCATCGGAAATTATTAGCAATAAAAtctaaaaaatttaatgttgataatgatagATTTCGTAGAGAATTTCCTGATTTAGTTAAACAATATCATGATGAAATAGTTGCTGAGAAAATTAAgttgcaacaacaacaaaaagagGACCAGCAACAAAAAGAggaagaacaacaacaaaaggaACAATTGGCAAATTTGGAAGATTTAGATCCTGAAGATAGAATTCGAGTAATGCAACAACtagaacaaaaacaaaaacaacaaaaacaagaaaatgataACGATAATGATCTAgatcaaaataatgataattctaATAGAATGTG